A single genomic interval of Candidatus Binatus sp. harbors:
- a CDS encoding choice-of-anchor D domain-containing protein: MRPVWRAGVFVVAAVVAAIAIGAVRGVLRAAQSAVSATAALGQIDLTNIAMNFVDATGVTGPHGVAIDLANDHVIVADTGNNRVLGWASATAFARGGAADLVIGQTDFNSYACNQNAPAPDADRLCMPIAVAVDGMHRAYVGDTGNNRVLVFDDPFAALALHSQSADFSASAVFGQAGSFITNAANEGGISADSLQSPQGLAVDLAGNLFLADVDNNRVLVFFTPIPLTAISGSPGQAGDATADLVIGQADFTGSLCNQGGLVRTTTLCLAPFLGVGVAVDRADNLYVADTNNNRALEYNGTFGVAKFNDVTADLTFIGNGITLPSGVTADSVGDFYVASEPRHQVLEFTRPVTLGTPNLLNLKIGPGSVNPSAGSLRFPMGLAIDSSDNLYVADNANNRVLEFDEGTTPHNKFANGTGGQIDPNSNAPNYVEPIAMNSPRGIAADGSAPPQVHLYVADTTNNRVLGWADAASFASGKPADIAIGQPDLFSYKCNNGIAVGDLFGVGPDSLCRPERLAVDADGGLYVADAGNNRVLVYNTPFDAASGKPGAGDGVADFVYGQTGSFLSNACNAPAASAATLCNPQATAFDGAGNVYIADGGNNRVLQYGKPATPPAVSDAIAKRVFGQAGSMSAMACNAGGIGGSTLCNPDGVALDGKGRLYIADSGNNRVIEIDAPLTPNPPPSRVFGQQGSFNNRICNSGGAIDATTLCNPIGVALDLTGGLYVADANNDRILHFDPGFGGNPAASSVIGQGDASSFATSGCNRGIAPGDMGGVGADSLCKPFALAVAGSKLLVADTSNNRVLVYDRQVPTPTSTATPTPLATRTSTRTATHTAARTPTRTRTATVSRTRTPTPSRTTTRTRTATRTPTPTASPTPQPGGKLKWNPKAVKFGKVKVGNRSKVRVIRIKNTGHETLFGSVKAATGSSFAITSEAGPFSLPPKQSRALAVQFTPTRIGAEHGSVGITSGDPLRRSVSVSLGGVGN, translated from the coding sequence ATGCGCCCGGTTTGGCGGGCTGGTGTATTCGTCGTGGCCGCGGTCGTCGCGGCGATCGCAATTGGCGCAGTGCGCGGCGTGTTGCGCGCGGCTCAATCCGCGGTGAGTGCGACCGCCGCTCTCGGCCAGATCGATCTTACCAACATCGCGATGAATTTCGTCGATGCGACCGGCGTGACCGGGCCGCACGGTGTGGCGATCGACCTTGCGAACGACCACGTAATCGTGGCCGATACCGGCAACAATCGCGTGCTCGGATGGGCGAGCGCGACGGCGTTCGCGCGCGGCGGCGCGGCCGACCTCGTGATCGGCCAGACGGACTTCAATTCATACGCATGCAATCAGAACGCGCCAGCCCCCGACGCGGACCGGCTATGCATGCCGATCGCGGTCGCGGTGGACGGGATGCATCGCGCGTACGTCGGCGACACGGGCAACAATCGCGTGCTGGTGTTCGACGATCCGTTCGCGGCGCTGGCGCTGCATAGCCAGAGCGCCGATTTCAGCGCGTCCGCGGTGTTCGGGCAGGCGGGCAGCTTCATCACCAATGCGGCGAACGAGGGCGGAATCAGCGCCGACAGCCTGCAGAGTCCGCAGGGCCTCGCGGTGGACCTCGCGGGGAACTTATTTCTCGCAGACGTGGATAACAATCGGGTGCTGGTGTTCTTCACGCCGATTCCGCTGACTGCGATCAGTGGCTCGCCCGGACAGGCGGGCGACGCAACCGCCGATCTCGTGATCGGACAGGCCGACTTTACGGGCAGCCTGTGCAATCAGGGCGGACTGGTCAGAACCACGACCTTGTGCCTGGCGCCATTTTTGGGTGTCGGGGTTGCGGTGGACCGGGCCGACAATTTGTACGTCGCCGATACCAACAACAATCGGGCGCTCGAGTACAACGGAACCTTCGGCGTGGCGAAGTTCAACGACGTGACGGCCGACCTGACCTTTATCGGCAACGGCATCACGCTGCCGTCAGGCGTGACTGCGGATTCGGTCGGTGACTTTTACGTCGCGTCTGAGCCGCGTCATCAGGTGCTCGAATTCACGCGGCCGGTCACGCTCGGGACGCCGAATCTGCTCAACCTGAAGATCGGTCCCGGTTCGGTGAATCCGAGCGCCGGGAGCCTGCGGTTTCCGATGGGGCTTGCGATCGACTCGTCGGACAATCTCTACGTTGCCGACAACGCGAACAATCGAGTGCTGGAATTCGACGAGGGAACGACTCCGCACAACAAGTTTGCGAACGGCACGGGCGGGCAGATCGACCCGAACAGCAACGCGCCGAATTACGTCGAGCCGATCGCGATGAACTCGCCGCGCGGAATCGCGGCGGACGGTAGCGCGCCGCCGCAGGTGCATCTGTACGTAGCGGACACGACCAACAATCGGGTGCTTGGATGGGCCGACGCAGCTTCGTTCGCGAGCGGCAAGCCGGCTGATATCGCGATCGGGCAGCCGGATTTATTTTCGTACAAGTGCAACAACGGCATCGCGGTCGGCGATCTGTTCGGGGTTGGTCCGGATAGCCTATGCCGGCCCGAACGATTGGCGGTCGATGCGGACGGAGGTCTGTACGTCGCCGACGCGGGCAACAATCGGGTGCTGGTGTACAACACGCCATTCGACGCGGCGAGCGGCAAGCCCGGCGCGGGCGACGGGGTCGCGGACTTCGTTTATGGGCAGACTGGCTCGTTCCTCAGCAATGCGTGCAACGCACCGGCGGCGAGCGCGGCGACGCTGTGCAATCCGCAGGCGACCGCGTTCGACGGGGCGGGCAACGTCTATATCGCCGACGGCGGGAACAATCGCGTGCTGCAGTACGGCAAGCCAGCTACGCCGCCGGCAGTATCCGACGCAATTGCGAAGCGGGTTTTCGGGCAGGCGGGCAGCATGAGCGCGATGGCGTGCAATGCGGGCGGTATCGGAGGTTCGACGCTGTGCAATCCGGACGGCGTGGCGCTCGACGGCAAGGGGCGTCTTTACATCGCGGATTCGGGCAACAACCGGGTGATCGAAATCGACGCGCCGCTGACGCCGAATCCGCCGCCGTCGCGGGTGTTCGGCCAGCAGGGCAGCTTCAACAACCGGATTTGCAACAGCGGCGGCGCGATCGACGCGACGACGTTGTGCAATCCGATCGGTGTGGCGCTGGATCTGACGGGCGGCCTCTACGTCGCGGACGCAAATAACGATCGAATATTGCACTTCGACCCGGGGTTTGGCGGCAATCCGGCGGCGTCGAGCGTGATCGGGCAAGGCGACGCGAGCAGTTTCGCGACCTCGGGATGCAATCGCGGAATCGCGCCCGGCGATATGGGCGGAGTAGGCGCGGATAGTCTCTGCAAACCGTTCGCGCTGGCGGTGGCGGGATCGAAACTGCTGGTCGCGGACACGAGCAACAATCGGGTGCTCGTTTACGATCGGCAGGTACCGACGCCGACATCCACGGCCACCCCAACTCCTCTCGCGACACGGACTTCGACGCGCACCGCCACTCACACCGCGGCCCGGACTCCGACTCGCACGCGGACTGCGACGGTGTCGAGGACTCGTACACCGACTCCGAGCAGAACGACTACCAGGACGCGTACGGCGACGCGGACTCCCACTCCTACTGCGTCTCCGACGCCGCAGCCGGGCGGAAAGCTGAAATGGAACCCCAAGGCGGTGAAGTTTGGCAAGGTCAAAGTCGGGAACCGGTCGAAAGTGCGCGTCATCCGAATCAAAAATACCGGCCACGAGACGCTTTTCGGCTCGGTGAAGGCGGCGACGGGCAGCTCGTTCGCGATTACTTCGGAGGCGGGACCGTTTTCGCTGCCGCCGAAGCAATCGCGAGCGTTGGCGGTTCAGTTCACGCCGACGAGAATCGGGGCGGAGCACGGCTCGGTGGGTATCACCAGCGGCGATCCGCTGCGTCGTTCGGTGAGCGTGAGTTTGGGCGGAGTCGGCAACTGA
- a CDS encoding energy-coupling factor transporter transmembrane protein EcfT, whose amino-acid sequence MPIYLYIDRGTFVHRLHPTVKVFALFVMFWSVYWVDNPVALLPVGLVMLWIAQLTGSWPNFYRLRWLFAILIFTTSMMWLVFYQLGEPLFTISLFYMNPHSFSVPLGRFSHTFRWGGHPVAVNVTWQSIKFGFGRGIKLAELLATSVLFLSTTKIEEFTYGLQRMRVPYRVGFAISLAFRLVPLFIDSAVTIVDAQRLRGYDFNQGGPFERIRRYVPVVIPVFMGALRKANNMAMALEARGFGYTHEPTTFIEYPVGSADIAAFAALIALGAIYFLLYYTGVGGIGPVK is encoded by the coding sequence ATGCCGATTTATCTGTATATCGATCGCGGCACGTTCGTTCATCGGTTGCATCCGACGGTGAAGGTGTTCGCGCTGTTCGTGATGTTCTGGTCGGTGTACTGGGTGGACAATCCGGTCGCCCTGCTGCCGGTCGGGCTGGTGATGCTCTGGATCGCGCAGCTCACCGGTTCGTGGCCGAACTTTTATCGGCTGCGCTGGCTGTTCGCGATTTTGATTTTCACCACGTCAATGATGTGGCTGGTGTTTTATCAATTAGGAGAACCTCTGTTCACGATCAGCCTCTTCTACATGAACCCGCATTCGTTCAGTGTGCCGCTCGGCCGATTTTCGCATACGTTTCGCTGGGGTGGCCATCCGGTTGCGGTAAATGTCACTTGGCAATCGATCAAGTTCGGCTTCGGGCGCGGGATCAAGCTCGCGGAACTGCTCGCTACTTCGGTGCTGTTTTTATCGACCACCAAGATCGAGGAATTCACTTACGGCTTGCAACGGATGCGGGTGCCGTATCGGGTCGGGTTCGCGATCTCGCTCGCGTTCCGGCTGGTGCCGCTCTTTATCGATTCGGCGGTGACGATCGTCGATGCGCAGCGGCTGCGCGGCTACGACTTCAACCAGGGCGGCCCGTTTGAGCGAATCCGGCGGTACGTGCCGGTGGTGATTCCGGTGTTCATGGGGGCGCTGCGCAAGGCAAATAACATGGCGATGGCGCTCGAGGCGCGCGGCTTCGGCTATACGCATGAACCGACGACTTTTATCGAGTATCCAGTGGGCAGCGCGGATATCGCGGCGTTCGCGGCGTTGATCGCGCTCGGCGCGATTTATTTTTTGCTCTACTACACCGGCGTCGGCGGTATCGGCCCGGTGAAGTAG
- a CDS encoding deoxyhypusine synthase, with product MSTKAELLQDPIQHIDITRDNVVGLVEAMGQMAYSARDLYRAATIYDRMLRDRDCGIILCLAGSLISAGLKKIFADMVRSHMVDAIVSSGANIVDQDFFEALGFRHWMAQERFKYGLDDTMLRELHIDRIYDTLIDEDELRVCDETIHKIANSLAPRPYSSREFVAEMGKYLSETGAKTDASIVLEAFREDVPIFCPAFSDCSAGFGLVAHQAERAGKPKVTLDSAKDFYELTRLKVKNECTGLLMIGGGTPKNFAQDIVVAAEILGHDVPMHKYAVQITVADVRDGALSGSTLKEASSWGKVDTTYEQMVYCEATIAAPLIVGYAYHKRGWEWRESRGWNSLLDKDAV from the coding sequence ATGAGTACCAAGGCGGAATTGCTCCAGGATCCGATCCAGCACATCGATATCACGCGCGACAACGTGGTGGGGCTGGTCGAGGCGATGGGCCAGATGGCGTACAGCGCGCGCGACCTGTATCGCGCGGCAACGATATACGACCGGATGCTGCGGGATCGCGATTGCGGGATAATCCTGTGTCTCGCGGGCTCGCTGATCAGCGCGGGACTCAAAAAGATTTTTGCCGACATGGTGCGGAGTCACATGGTCGATGCGATCGTCAGCTCGGGCGCAAATATCGTCGATCAGGATTTTTTCGAAGCGCTCGGCTTTCGTCACTGGATGGCGCAGGAGCGGTTCAAATACGGCCTCGACGACACCATGCTGCGCGAGCTGCATATCGATCGAATCTACGACACGCTGATCGACGAAGACGAACTGCGCGTGTGCGATGAGACGATCCACAAGATCGCGAACAGCCTTGCGCCGCGGCCGTATTCGTCGCGCGAATTCGTCGCGGAGATGGGCAAATATCTGTCGGAGACGGGCGCCAAGACCGATGCGAGTATCGTGCTCGAGGCGTTTCGCGAGGACGTGCCGATTTTCTGTCCGGCGTTCAGCGACTGCTCGGCGGGCTTCGGCCTGGTGGCACATCAGGCGGAGCGCGCGGGCAAGCCCAAGGTCACGCTCGATAGCGCCAAGGATTTTTACGAACTGACGCGGCTCAAGGTGAAGAACGAATGCACCGGGCTGTTGATGATCGGCGGCGGGACGCCCAAGAACTTCGCGCAGGACATCGTGGTGGCGGCGGAAATTTTAGGCCACGACGTGCCGATGCATAAATACGCGGTGCAAATCACCGTCGCTGACGTGCGCGACGGCGCGCTCTCGGGCAGCACGCTCAAAGAGGCGAGCAGTTGGGGCAAAGTTGATACGACCTACGAGCAGATGGTGTACTGCGAGGCGACGATCGCGGCGCCGCTGATCGTCGGCTACGCGTACCACAAGCGGGGTTGGGAGTGGCGCGAGTCGCGCGGCTGGAATTCGTTGCTGGACAAGGACGCGGTGTAA